The following proteins come from a genomic window of Dongia rigui:
- a CDS encoding MBL fold metallo-hydrolase has protein sequence MSVQPLVHGFFDPDTATISYAVIDPATKAAALIDSVLDFNQAAGRTSTRSADKLIDCVRAASAKVEWIIETHIHADHLTAAPYLKSQLGGRIIIGRHVAEVQRTFGRIYNAGSDFATDGSQFDQLLGDGETFRLGSIEARAMHTPGHTPACMSYLIGDALFVGDTLFMPDYGTARCDFPGGDARELYRSVHKLFALPDATRMFLCHDYLPTGRTEICWETTVGAQKAGNIHVKLGMTEEDFVAMREAKDKKLDMPRLILPAVQVNMRAGHLPAAEANGTAYLKLPLNAF, from the coding sequence ATGTCCGTCCAGCCATTGGTCCACGGCTTCTTCGACCCCGACACCGCCACCATCTCCTATGCCGTGATCGACCCGGCGACGAAGGCGGCGGCGCTCATCGATTCAGTGCTGGATTTCAACCAGGCGGCGGGGCGCACCAGCACCAGATCCGCCGACAAGCTGATCGACTGCGTGCGCGCGGCCAGTGCCAAGGTGGAATGGATCATCGAAACCCATATCCATGCCGATCATCTGACAGCGGCGCCTTACCTCAAGTCACAGCTGGGCGGCCGCATCATCATCGGTCGTCATGTGGCGGAGGTGCAGCGAACCTTCGGGCGAATCTATAATGCCGGTAGCGACTTCGCGACCGATGGCAGCCAGTTTGACCAGCTGCTCGGCGATGGCGAGACCTTCCGCCTCGGCTCGATCGAGGCCCGCGCGATGCACACGCCGGGACATACGCCGGCCTGCATGAGCTATCTCATCGGCGATGCGCTGTTCGTCGGCGACACTTTGTTCATGCCGGATTACGGCACCGCGCGCTGCGATTTCCCGGGCGGCGATGCGCGGGAGCTTTATCGCTCCGTCCACAAGCTTTTCGCCTTGCCCGATGCCACACGCATGTTCCTGTGCCACGATTATCTGCCCACGGGTCGCACGGAAATCTGCTGGGAAACGACGGTGGGTGCGCAGAAGGCCGGCAACATCCATGTCAAGCTCGGCATGACGGAAGAGGACTTCGTCGCCATGCGCGAGGCCAAGGACAAGAAGCTCGACATGCCGCGCCTCATTCTGCCAGCCGTCCAGGTCAACATGCGCGCCGGGCATCTGCCGGCGGCGGAAGCGAACGGCACTGCCTACCTGAAGCTGCCGCTCAACGCGTTTTGA
- a CDS encoding SDR family NAD(P)-dependent oxidoreductase, whose amino-acid sequence MWRNMGRPAPDRQAGAEPALSAFRTEGVAAKGLAIMGVTIIFGATGGIGSALARRLAAAGRRLHLVARDPERLGALAAELDATWASCDVGKEDRLDAALAQVQEPVDGLVYAVGTINLKPLARLTVDEMLEAYRVNATGAALAVQAALPRLKEAGNASVLLFSSVAVGQGFPNHAAISMAKGAVEGLTRALAAELAPAIRVNCVAPSLTRTALAAPLLANEQMARSIAALHPLQRLGEPEDVAALGAFLMSPEAGWITGQIVGVDGGRGTLRGKS is encoded by the coding sequence ATGTGGCGCAATATGGGCCGTCCGGCGCCGGATCGGCAAGCCGGCGCTGAACCAGCCCTCTCGGCCTTTCGTACCGAAGGGGTAGCAGCAAAGGGATTGGCCATCATGGGCGTTACCATCATTTTCGGCGCAACCGGCGGGATCGGCAGCGCCCTGGCCCGCCGCCTCGCGGCAGCTGGCCGCCGGCTGCATTTGGTGGCGCGCGACCCAGAGAGGCTCGGTGCCCTGGCGGCGGAACTGGATGCCACCTGGGCCAGCTGTGATGTCGGCAAGGAAGATCGGCTTGATGCCGCCTTGGCCCAGGTGCAGGAACCGGTCGATGGCCTCGTCTATGCCGTGGGGACCATCAACCTTAAACCGCTCGCGCGCCTCACCGTCGATGAGATGCTGGAAGCGTACCGGGTGAATGCCACGGGTGCCGCCTTGGCCGTCCAGGCCGCGTTGCCGCGCCTCAAGGAAGCCGGAAATGCCAGCGTGCTGTTGTTCTCCAGCGTGGCGGTGGGGCAGGGATTCCCGAACCACGCGGCGATCTCGATGGCCAAGGGCGCTGTCGAAGGGCTGACGCGCGCCCTTGCTGCCGAACTGGCGCCAGCCATCCGCGTCAATTGTGTGGCGCCTTCGTTGACGCGCACTGCACTCGCGGCACCCCTTCTTGCCAACGAACAAATGGCGCGCAGTATTGCGGCACTCCATCCGTTGCAGCGCCTGGGGGAACCCGAGGACGTTGCCGCTTTGGGCGCCTTTCTGATGTCACCGGAGGCTGGCTGGATCACGGGCCAGATCGTCGGCGTCGATGGCGGGCGCGGTACGCTGCGCGGCAAAAGCTGA
- the msrB gene encoding peptide-methionine (R)-S-oxide reductase MsrB, whose product MQKTAEKTFPVTRSDAEWRQRLTPEQYHVMRGHGTERPGSCALNYEKRHGSFTCAGCDQPLFISGTKFESGTGWPSFNDPVPGSVETTTDRSHFMVRTEVHCATCGSHLGHVFEDGPPPTHLRYCINGVAMNFTPDE is encoded by the coding sequence ATGCAGAAAACCGCCGAGAAAACTTTTCCCGTTACCCGCAGCGATGCCGAATGGCGCCAGCGCCTGACGCCGGAGCAGTATCACGTGATGCGCGGCCATGGCACCGAGCGGCCAGGTTCCTGTGCGCTTAATTACGAGAAGCGCCATGGCAGCTTCACCTGCGCCGGCTGCGACCAGCCCCTCTTTATCTCCGGCACCAAATTCGAAAGCGGCACCGGCTGGCCGAGCTTCAATGATCCGGTCCCCGGCTCGGTCGAAACGACGACCGATCGCAGCCATTTCATGGTGCGGACCGAAGTGCATTGCGCGACCTGCGGCAGCCATCTCGGCCATGTCTTCGAGGATGGCCCGCCGCCCACGCATCTGCGCTATTGCATCAACGGTGTCGCCATGAACTTCACGCCGGACGAATAA
- a CDS encoding PAS domain-containing protein yields MTAWADLSRSRSARVKALDAWWQSCAGDSLPDRADFDPSTFTPLLPFLLLSEVEQPFRLRYRLIGTAVRDVAGSNFAGRYLDEILPNSAEEEPWLDHYHTAYETARPLYGSCRIRTLSGGHTEYEFGIWPLGHRQGAHQDVAPIGAEAVRQFIGLEDYGDWRGRVRPLRDELADWQYALQAGAGATAPRLPR; encoded by the coding sequence ATGACGGCATGGGCAGATCTCAGCCGATCACGGTCGGCGCGCGTCAAAGCGCTGGATGCCTGGTGGCAATCCTGTGCTGGGGATAGCCTTCCTGACAGAGCGGATTTCGATCCCAGCACCTTCACCCCTCTGCTGCCTTTTTTGCTTCTGTCCGAGGTCGAGCAGCCTTTTCGCCTCCGCTATCGCCTGATCGGAACGGCGGTCCGCGATGTCGCCGGCAGCAATTTCGCCGGCCGCTATCTTGACGAGATACTCCCCAACAGCGCTGAAGAAGAGCCCTGGCTGGATCACTATCACACCGCTTACGAGACCGCGCGGCCGCTATACGGCAGCTGCCGCATTCGCACCCTGTCCGGCGGTCACACGGAATATGAGTTCGGCATCTGGCCGCTGGGGCATCGCCAGGGCGCGCATCAAGACGTGGCGCCTATTGGCGCCGAGGCCGTGCGCCAGTTTATCGGCCTTGAAGATTATGGCGATTGGCGCGGGCGGGTCAGGCCCTTGCGCGATGAACTCGCCGACTGGCAATACGCGCTGCAGGCCGGCGCCGGCGCAACCGCACCGCGCCTGCCGCGCTGA
- a CDS encoding cryptochrome/photolyase family protein, giving the protein MTRLAVILGDQLSLDIGALQAIDPARDVVLMMEVMDEATYVAHHKQKIVLILSGMRHFAEELRAAGYTVDYVRLDDAANSGSFSGEIERAVKRHRAAGIVVTHPGEHRVLADLHALASEMDLSVEWVEDTRFFSTPSQFAAWAAPRRELRMEFFYRQMRAATGLLMDGAKPAGGQWNFDAANRKAWPRHRAVPERRRFPPDAITQSVIDLVERRFPHHFGTLDGFGWAVTHADAERALEDFIAHHLPCFGDYQDAMRAGAPFLHHGLISPYLNIGLLDPRRACALAERAYRQGVAPINAVEGFIRQILGWREYVRGVYWHLMPGYAEGNALGADQKLPAFYWDGETDMACVRDVIGTIRRHGYAHHIQRLMVTGNLALLWGVRPAEIEAWYLAVFVDAFDWVELPNTHGMAIHADGGVMASKPYAASGAYIDRMSNYCRGCRYDPSQRHGKDACPMTLLYWDFLDRHETRFAAHPRMKLVMDALARLPSDVRQAIRAEAAALRRAGTDRSAGDPSAALF; this is encoded by the coding sequence ATGACGCGCTTGGCCGTCATTCTCGGTGACCAACTCAGTCTGGATATCGGTGCCTTGCAGGCGATCGACCCTGCGCGTGACGTCGTGCTCATGATGGAGGTGATGGACGAGGCGACCTATGTCGCGCACCACAAGCAAAAAATCGTCCTGATCCTCTCCGGCATGCGTCACTTTGCGGAGGAACTGCGCGCAGCTGGCTACACGGTCGATTATGTGCGGCTCGATGACGCTGCCAATAGCGGCAGTTTCAGCGGCGAAATCGAGCGCGCCGTGAAGCGGCATCGGGCCGCCGGCATTGTCGTGACACATCCGGGCGAGCATCGCGTCCTGGCTGACCTCCATGCACTGGCATCTGAGATGGATCTCTCGGTCGAATGGGTCGAAGACACGCGCTTCTTTTCGACGCCCTCTCAATTTGCGGCATGGGCGGCACCACGCCGTGAACTGCGCATGGAATTCTTCTATCGGCAGATGCGCGCTGCCACGGGCTTGCTGATGGATGGCGCCAAACCGGCAGGCGGACAGTGGAACTTCGATGCCGCCAACCGCAAGGCGTGGCCGCGTCATCGCGCCGTGCCGGAACGGCGGCGCTTTCCGCCCGACGCCATCACCCAATCGGTGATCGATCTGGTCGAGCGGCGCTTTCCACATCATTTCGGCACGCTCGATGGTTTCGGCTGGGCCGTCACGCATGCGGACGCGGAACGGGCGCTGGAGGATTTCATCGCGCACCATCTGCCCTGCTTCGGTGATTACCAGGATGCGATGCGTGCGGGGGCACCATTTCTGCATCATGGCTTGATCTCGCCCTATCTCAATATCGGCCTGCTCGATCCGCGACGCGCTTGCGCCTTGGCGGAGCGCGCCTATCGCCAAGGTGTGGCACCCATCAATGCGGTCGAGGGCTTCATCCGGCAGATTCTCGGCTGGCGTGAATATGTGCGCGGCGTCTATTGGCATCTGATGCCGGGCTATGCCGAAGGCAATGCGCTTGGCGCCGATCAGAAGCTGCCCGCCTTCTATTGGGATGGCGAGACCGACATGGCCTGCGTGCGCGACGTCATCGGCACGATCCGCCGTCACGGCTATGCCCATCACATTCAGCGACTGATGGTGACTGGCAATCTGGCGCTTCTCTGGGGTGTGCGCCCGGCGGAAATCGAAGCATGGTATCTCGCGGTCTTCGTTGACGCCTTCGACTGGGTGGAACTGCCCAACACGCACGGCATGGCAATCCATGCCGATGGGGGCGTGATGGCGTCGAAACCCTATGCGGCATCAGGGGCCTATATCGATCGGATGTCGAATTATTGTCGCGGCTGCCGGTACGATCCCAGCCAGCGCCACGGCAAGGACGCCTGTCCGATGACCTTGCTCTACTGGGACTTTCTCGACCGTCACGAAACGCGCTTTGCCGCCCATCCCCGCATGAAGCTGGTGATGGATGCGCTCGCCCGCCTCCCCAGCGATGTGCGTCAAGCGATCCGCGCCGAAGCCGCTGCCTTGCGGCGGGCAGGCACCGACCGGTCGGCGGGTGATCCCTCAGCAGCCTTGTTCTGA
- a CDS encoding LysR family transcriptional regulator produces MLVRQLVYLAALARERHFARAAAACNITQPALSTAIKQLEEELGVPLVERDKRFKGFTPEGQEVLLWARRILSDYDSLRQGIQNAKRSLTGNLRLGVIPSALPLVPLVTDPLYDRHPQVRVTVWSTSSAEIQQGIDHFELEAGITYLESEPLKGVLQRPLYTERYVLLTPEQGPLGKAKFATWRQAAELPLCLLTPNMQNRRIIDSIFKSVDCAPRPQLETNSVVNLCAHVRSGRLSSIVPKSLIQVLGMPSGAVALDLTEPDISRQVGLIVPDREPLSPISLALFSMQFPGFSEA; encoded by the coding sequence CGCTCTCCACCGCGATCAAGCAGCTGGAAGAAGAGCTGGGCGTGCCGCTGGTCGAGCGCGACAAGCGCTTCAAGGGCTTCACGCCGGAAGGGCAGGAGGTGCTGCTCTGGGCGCGGCGCATCCTTTCCGATTACGACTCGCTCCGCCAGGGCATCCAGAATGCCAAGCGTTCCCTCACCGGCAATTTGCGCCTCGGCGTCATTCCCTCCGCCTTGCCGCTGGTGCCCCTGGTGACCGACCCGCTTTACGACCGGCACCCGCAGGTGCGCGTCACGGTCTGGTCCACATCGTCGGCCGAGATCCAGCAGGGCATCGATCATTTCGAGCTCGAGGCCGGCATCACCTATCTCGAATCAGAGCCCCTGAAAGGCGTCTTGCAGCGCCCGCTTTATACCGAGCGCTATGTCCTGCTGACGCCCGAACAAGGGCCACTGGGGAAGGCGAAGTTCGCCACTTGGCGCCAGGCCGCCGAATTGCCGCTCTGCCTGCTCACCCCCAACATGCAGAACCGGCGCATCATCGACAGCATCTTCAAATCGGTCGATTGCGCGCCGCGCCCGCAGTTGGAGACCAACTCCGTGGTCAATCTCTGCGCCCATGTGCGCTCTGGCAGGCTTTCCAGCATCGTGCCGAAATCGCTCATCCAGGTTCTCGGCATGCCGAGCGGCGCCGTTGCCCTCGACCTCACCGAGCCGGATATCAGCCGGCAGGTGGGGCTCATCGTCCCGGACCGCGAACCGCTCTCGCCCATCAGCCTCGCGCTGTTCTCGATGCAGTTTCCGGGCTTCAGCGAGGCGTAA
- a CDS encoding aldo/keto reductase, with translation MEQRLLGKDSDGISVSALGLGCMGMSGMYGPSDRVESIATLHAALDAGVTLLDTGDFYGMGHNEMLIGEALRASSKRDKAIVSVKFGALRDPAGGWSGYDSRPKAVKNFLAQSLVRLGLDHIDIYRPSRLDPDVPIEDTIGTIAEMVQAGYVRHIGLSEMGSETIRRAASVHPIVDLQIEYSLISRGIEDNILATCRSLGIGITAYGVLSRGLISGHWQKDSLKGATDFRGHSPRFQGENVDRNLALVDALRKIADEKRVSVAQIAIAWVAAQGKDIVPLVGARRRDRLTEALGSLDVKFTPADLAAIERAVPKGAAAGDRYAAYQMAQLDSERN, from the coding sequence ATGGAGCAGCGACTTCTGGGCAAGGACAGCGACGGCATCAGTGTCTCCGCCTTGGGGCTGGGCTGCATGGGCATGTCGGGGATGTATGGCCCGAGCGACCGGGTGGAGAGCATCGCCACCCTTCATGCCGCCCTCGATGCCGGCGTGACATTGCTCGACACCGGCGATTTCTATGGCATGGGCCATAACGAGATGCTGATCGGCGAGGCGCTGCGGGCCAGCTCGAAACGCGACAAGGCGATCGTCAGCGTGAAGTTCGGCGCGTTGCGCGATCCGGCCGGCGGCTGGTCCGGCTATGACTCGCGCCCCAAGGCGGTGAAGAACTTTCTCGCGCAATCTCTGGTGCGCCTCGGCCTCGACCATATCGACATCTATCGCCCCTCGCGGCTCGATCCCGACGTGCCGATCGAAGACACGATCGGCACCATCGCCGAGATGGTGCAGGCCGGCTATGTGCGCCATATCGGTTTGTCCGAGATGGGATCGGAGACGATCCGCCGCGCGGCCAGCGTTCATCCCATCGTCGATCTGCAGATCGAATACTCGCTCATCTCACGCGGCATCGAGGACAACATCCTCGCCACCTGTCGCAGCTTAGGCATCGGCATCACCGCTTACGGCGTGCTGTCGCGTGGCCTCATCAGCGGACATTGGCAGAAGGATTCGCTGAAAGGCGCCACCGACTTCCGCGGCCACTCGCCACGCTTCCAGGGTGAGAATGTCGATCGCAACCTGGCGCTGGTCGACGCCTTGCGCAAGATCGCCGACGAGAAGCGCGTGAGCGTCGCCCAGATCGCGATCGCCTGGGTCGCGGCGCAAGGCAAGGACATCGTGCCGCTGGTGGGTGCCCGCCGCCGCGACCGCCTGACGGAAGCGCTGGGCTCACTCGATGTTAAATTTACGCCAGCCGATCTCGCCGCCATCGAACGCGCCGTGCCGAAGGGTGCTGCCGCCGGCGATCGCTACGCCGCCTATCAGATGGCGCAGTTGGACAGTGAGCGGAATTGA
- a CDS encoding PAS domain-containing protein, whose translation MVASLDDLFRLWENLRGTAEMPLHSAFGPEVLRPWLPNLLIVEVHRAEKRFYYRLAGTALSARYNMNFTGRWLEDMRIEGSPGYWEANFAATAAMREPRLGAVPQFDADFNQRRCTWLMLPLVPDLPPRGGPGPLDLVILGCVLFGGQ comes from the coding sequence ATGGTAGCGAGCCTCGACGATCTGTTCAGGCTTTGGGAGAATTTGCGCGGCACGGCGGAAATGCCGCTGCATTCCGCTTTCGGCCCGGAGGTCCTGCGCCCCTGGCTGCCGAATCTACTCATCGTCGAGGTACACCGCGCCGAGAAGCGTTTTTACTACCGCTTGGCCGGAACGGCGCTGAGTGCGCGGTACAACATGAACTTTACCGGCCGCTGGCTGGAAGACATGCGCATCGAAGGCAGTCCCGGATATTGGGAGGCGAATTTCGCTGCCACCGCAGCCATGCGTGAGCCGCGTTTGGGCGCTGTCCCGCAATTTGATGCCGACTTCAACCAGCGCCGTTGCACATGGCTGATGCTGCCGCTGGTACCGGATCTGCCACCACGCGGTGGACCCGGTCCGCTCGACCTGGTCATTCTCGGCTGCGTTCTCTTTGGCGGGCAGTAG
- a CDS encoding LysR family transcriptional regulator, which yields MSQADFADLDAFRAVAETRSFRRAAALRNVSASSLSAALQRLEARLGVRLLNRTTRSVTPTEAGQRLLERLRPALGEVAAALDAINDLRDTPTGTLRLEVPIIVAKHVLPPIVAAFLKAYPGITLDVRASDVFIDVLAAGFDAGIRYDESLERDMIRLPIGPRRQRFVLVASPEYLARAGTPKHPNDLLQHACIRHRFLSGNAPQWEFEKGRQTIRVNVTGPLIASSSELEVDAAIAGLGLVFTFEEFVASALASGQLVGIMADWWVEFSGPYLYYPSRNLMPAPLRAFVDFVKAFPDGSKAKDGL from the coding sequence ATGTCCCAAGCCGATTTCGCCGATCTCGATGCCTTCCGGGCGGTGGCCGAAACACGCTCCTTCCGCCGTGCCGCGGCCTTGCGCAATGTCTCTGCCTCGTCCTTAAGCGCCGCCCTGCAGCGGCTGGAGGCGCGGCTTGGCGTGCGGCTGCTCAACCGTACCACGCGTTCGGTGACGCCGACCGAGGCCGGACAGCGCCTGCTCGAGCGCCTGCGACCCGCCCTCGGCGAAGTCGCGGCCGCGCTTGATGCCATCAACGATCTGCGCGACACGCCCACCGGCACCTTGCGCCTGGAAGTGCCGATCATCGTCGCCAAACACGTGCTGCCGCCGATCGTGGCCGCATTCCTCAAGGCCTATCCCGGCATCACATTGGACGTGCGGGCGAGCGACGTTTTTATCGACGTGCTGGCCGCCGGTTTCGATGCCGGCATCCGCTATGATGAATCGCTGGAACGGGACATGATCCGGCTGCCCATCGGCCCCCGGCGGCAGCGTTTCGTGCTGGTGGCATCCCCGGAATACCTCGCGCGCGCGGGGACACCTAAGCACCCAAACGACCTGCTGCAACACGCCTGCATCCGCCACCGTTTCTTGAGCGGCAACGCCCCGCAATGGGAGTTCGAGAAAGGGCGGCAGACGATCCGGGTCAATGTCACCGGCCCGCTCATTGCGAGCTCCAGCGAGCTGGAGGTCGACGCCGCCATCGCCGGTCTCGGCCTCGTCTTCACCTTCGAGGAATTCGTCGCCTCTGCCCTGGCGTCGGGACAGCTGGTTGGCATCATGGCCGATTGGTGGGTCGAATTCTCCGGTCCCTATCTTTACTACCCCAGCCGCAATTTGATGCCGGCCCCGTTGCGCGCCTTTGTCGATTTCGTGAAGGCCTTTCCTGACGGTTCAAAGGCGAAAGACGGATTGTGA
- a CDS encoding cytochrome d ubiquinol oxidase subunit II, whose product MLDLFGDPKIWLPLAFAGLMGLSILIYVVLDGFDLGIGMLFAFGDEAEQDRMMAAIGPFWDANETWLVLAVGLLLVAFPAAHGIILSALYLPVVLMLIGLILRGVAFEFRAKAEGEGKRMWSRIFIAGSLLTSLTQGYMLGVYVMGLDQNPATVAFGLLTAICLVAGFMLVGATWLIIKTEGPLQARAIGWAGRTLTFAAVGMAAISLASPLVSPRIFEKWFSGPTILLLAPLPIGSAVIFIVLAVFLRNMTPAHDRWCRLPFIAVTGLYALAFTGLAYSFYPYVVPDRLTLFEAASAPESLLVILIGALFVLPAIIAYSALSYHVFRGKATPLGYD is encoded by the coding sequence ATGCTCGACCTCTTCGGTGATCCCAAAATTTGGCTGCCGCTTGCCTTTGCTGGCCTCATGGGACTTTCCATCCTCATCTACGTCGTGCTTGACGGCTTCGATCTTGGCATCGGCATGTTGTTCGCCTTCGGTGACGAGGCGGAACAGGACCGCATGATGGCGGCGATCGGCCCCTTCTGGGATGCCAATGAAACCTGGCTGGTGCTGGCCGTGGGCCTGCTGCTGGTGGCCTTTCCGGCAGCGCATGGCATCATCTTGTCGGCGCTCTATCTGCCGGTCGTGTTGATGCTGATCGGTCTCATCCTGCGCGGCGTCGCCTTCGAATTCCGCGCCAAGGCGGAAGGGGAGGGGAAACGCATGTGGAGCCGGATCTTCATCGCCGGCTCGCTCCTCACGTCGCTCACCCAGGGCTATATGCTGGGGGTCTATGTGATGGGGCTGGATCAGAACCCGGCAACCGTCGCCTTTGGCCTCCTCACGGCAATCTGCCTGGTGGCGGGTTTCATGCTGGTCGGTGCGACCTGGCTCATCATCAAGACGGAAGGTCCCTTGCAGGCGCGCGCCATCGGCTGGGCCGGGCGGACCTTGACCTTTGCCGCCGTCGGCATGGCGGCAATCTCCCTCGCCTCGCCACTGGTCAGCCCGCGCATTTTCGAAAAATGGTTCAGCGGGCCGACAATCCTGCTTCTGGCGCCTTTGCCGATCGGCTCGGCCGTGATCTTCATCGTGCTGGCGGTGTTCTTGCGCAACATGACGCCGGCCCATGACCGCTGGTGCCGCCTGCCCTTCATCGCGGTGACCGGGCTTTACGCCCTCGCCTTCACGGGCCTTGCCTATTCCTTTTATCCTTACGTCGTACCGGATCGCCTGACCTTGTTCGAGGCGGCATCGGCCCCGGAAAGCCTGCTCGTGATCCTCATCGGCGCGCTTTTCGTGTTGCCGGCCATCATCGCCTATTCGGCGCTGAGCTATCACGTCTTTCGCGGCAAGGCGACGCCGCTCGGCTACGACTAA